The proteins below come from a single Leptotrichia sp. oral taxon 223 genomic window:
- the rnpA gene encoding ribonuclease P protein component, whose amino-acid sequence MSINKIKKTKDFSLIYNKSKKMHTKYAIIFIKENINNEQRFGFVASKKTGNAVQRNRIKRIFKEFVKAHKEKFKKNTDYIFVGKSILKENIKTLKYKDIEKDISKVIK is encoded by the coding sequence AGGATTTTTCATTAATATATAACAAATCAAAAAAGATGCATACAAAGTATGCTATTATTTTTATAAAGGAAAATATAAATAACGAACAGCGGTTTGGCTTTGTGGCAAGCAAAAAAACTGGAAATGCAGTTCAGCGAAACAGAATAAAAAGAATTTTTAAGGAATTTGTAAAAGCGCATAAGGAAAAATTTAAAAAAAATACTGATTATATATTTGTCGGCAAATCTATTTTAAAAGAGAATATAAAAACTTTGAAATACAAGGATATTGAAAAAGATATAAGTAAGGTAATAAAATGA